In one window of Bdellovibrio bacteriovorus W DNA:
- a CDS encoding hypothetical protein (COG0469 Pyruvate kinase) produces MLANRRAKIVATIGPATHSEENLEKAIKAGMNVARLNFSHGTHEDHLQVIQSLRKLSRDLRAPVAILQDLQGPKVRVGKFENGSIEIKPGEKLVITTDEVLGKPGLIPSDFKELPLACKPGTRILLDDGLMEVKVLAVRGIELDVEVIYGGILKNRKGMNLPGVDLPVDAMTEKDYEDLEFGLQNNVDYVALSFVRHARDIRKLREIIEERNSEAKIIAKIEMVEALENLEEICRLSDAVMVARGDLAVEVGQSRLPGFQKRIINVCNQLGKPVITATQMLDSMVENPRPTRAEITDVANAVLDGSDALMLSAESASGNYPFRCIRTMHEIITEVEKNEEEYYKLSLENEFLSTPAAIAASASLSALKLNAKAIICLTTSGKTANIISGFRPRARVIAVTQHIDVLNTMELMWGIQTHIIKSYKNMEDILTQVDQLMVTHGLAKTGDKVIITLGQPIAQGAKTNSIYVHTINGEQYSKLPDSELPLRCQTIPEVQ; encoded by the coding sequence GGAACTCATGAAGATCATCTACAAGTTATTCAATCGCTACGTAAGCTTTCAAGAGACTTGCGTGCACCAGTTGCAATTCTTCAGGATCTTCAGGGGCCTAAAGTTCGTGTTGGGAAATTTGAAAATGGCTCCATTGAAATTAAACCTGGTGAGAAACTAGTTATCACGACGGATGAAGTCCTTGGTAAGCCAGGGTTGATCCCTTCAGATTTTAAAGAGCTGCCACTGGCGTGTAAGCCGGGAACGCGTATCCTTTTGGATGACGGGTTGATGGAAGTAAAAGTACTCGCAGTTCGTGGTATTGAGTTGGACGTTGAAGTTATCTACGGTGGCATTTTAAAGAATCGTAAAGGTATGAATTTACCAGGTGTCGATCTGCCTGTGGATGCGATGACTGAAAAGGATTACGAGGATTTAGAGTTCGGTCTGCAAAACAATGTTGATTATGTAGCTCTAAGCTTTGTTCGCCACGCTCGAGATATTCGTAAACTTAGAGAAATCATTGAAGAAAGAAATTCTGAAGCTAAAATTATTGCCAAAATTGAAATGGTAGAAGCTTTAGAGAATCTCGAAGAGATCTGTCGTCTTTCAGACGCGGTGATGGTGGCGCGTGGAGACCTTGCTGTTGAGGTTGGGCAAAGCCGTTTACCGGGATTTCAAAAGCGCATTATCAATGTGTGCAATCAATTGGGGAAACCTGTAATCACAGCAACACAGATGTTGGATAGTATGGTTGAAAATCCACGTCCAACGCGTGCCGAGATTACAGACGTTGCCAATGCGGTTTTGGATGGCTCAGATGCTTTGATGCTTTCGGCAGAGTCAGCAAGTGGAAATTATCCTTTCCGCTGTATCCGCACTATGCATGAAATTATCACGGAAGTCGAAAAGAACGAAGAAGAGTACTATAAACTCTCTTTAGAGAATGAGTTTTTAAGCACACCAGCGGCAATTGCAGCCAGTGCCTCTTTAAGCGCATTAAAGCTCAATGCAAAGGCGATCATTTGTCTAACGACCTCAGGTAAGACTGCCAATATTATCTCTGGATTTAGACCGAGAGCGCGCGTGATTGCGGTAACTCAGCATATTGATGTTTTGAATACGATGGAGCTAATGTGGGGAATTCAAACTCATATCATCAAATCGTATAAAAATATGGAAGATATTCTGACTCAAGTAGATCAGTTGATGGTTACTCATGGTCTGGCAAAAACAGGGGATAAGGTTATTATCACTCTTGGTCAGCCCATAGCTCAAGGTGCCAAAACAAACTCGATCTATGTTCATACAATCAATGGGGAACAGTATTCAAAGTTACCGGATTCTGAGCTGCCTTTGCGTTGTCAGACGATTCCTGAAGTTCAGTAG
- a CDS encoding hypothetical protein (COG0217 Uncharacterized conserved protein), which produces MGKSWKNAGKMEKAQQKGQIFTKLAREIAVAAKAGGPDPNANSRLRLAIDAAKKVSCPNDTIDRAIKKGAGLLDDGKIIEEITYEGYGPHGVGVIIECQSDNRNRTASEVRHAYKSHDGNMGETGSVMWMFDRVGLITGSKEGSFDPDEEAIEAGANEVYPGDEEGTFDFYTAADELDTVRDALTQRGWTLTVVELSYKAKNITELTDDQRKEVEEFLAFAEDLEDTHRVHATL; this is translated from the coding sequence ATGGGAAAATCATGGAAAAATGCTGGAAAAATGGAAAAAGCCCAGCAGAAGGGGCAAATATTTACGAAACTGGCTCGAGAAATTGCAGTTGCTGCAAAAGCGGGCGGCCCTGACCCCAATGCAAACTCCCGTTTGCGACTTGCTATTGATGCGGCAAAAAAAGTTTCTTGTCCGAACGATACAATTGACCGCGCGATCAAAAAAGGCGCAGGCCTTTTAGATGACGGAAAAATTATCGAAGAGATCACCTATGAGGGATACGGACCTCACGGAGTTGGTGTTATTATCGAATGCCAATCTGACAATCGCAATAGAACGGCTTCAGAAGTACGCCATGCCTATAAATCGCATGATGGAAATATGGGGGAAACTGGTTCCGTCATGTGGATGTTCGATCGCGTGGGTCTGATTACGGGCTCAAAGGAAGGCTCTTTCGATCCTGACGAAGAGGCCATTGAAGCCGGAGCGAATGAAGTGTATCCCGGCGATGAGGAAGGTACTTTTGACTTTTACACAGCCGCAGATGAGTTGGACACCGTTCGCGACGCTTTAACTCAAAGAGGCTGGACTTTGACTGTTGTTGAGCTTTCTTATAAGGCAAAAAACATCACTGAACTTACGGATGACCAACGCAAAGAAGTGGAAGAGTTCTTGGCCTTTGCTGAGGATTTGGAAGACACGCACAGGGTGCATGCGACGTTGTAG
- a CDS encoding hypothetical protein (COG0740 Protease subunit of ATP-dependent Clp proteases), giving the protein MRFGFLISMIFMASTSWSANISHTFDRLDNQPYTLTLSGAVERGDAELIKKALAELRSKEFVFNLNSPGGYVVEGKAIIEQLQSLQKQGIKITTSVKNGDQCGSICLPIYLVGNERRAGSHAAFYFHGVTHLFCNIPNERLTEDYISLLLDLGAKKEFIDFLRAEEAFTTPGEYWMSGKELHEQGQGFVSELTGNHRKARPQCPNRFPERPR; this is encoded by the coding sequence ATGCGATTTGGCTTCTTAATATCAATGATCTTTATGGCATCCACATCTTGGAGTGCCAATATTAGTCACACCTTTGATCGTTTAGACAATCAACCTTACACATTAACTCTTTCCGGAGCTGTAGAGCGAGGAGATGCGGAGTTAATTAAAAAAGCGCTTGCTGAGTTGAGGTCGAAAGAATTTGTGTTCAATTTGAACTCTCCAGGTGGTTATGTTGTGGAGGGTAAGGCCATTATCGAACAGCTTCAAAGCCTACAGAAGCAAGGAATTAAAATCACAACATCAGTAAAAAATGGAGATCAGTGTGGAAGTATTTGTTTGCCCATTTATCTTGTTGGGAATGAACGTCGAGCGGGAAGTCACGCTGCTTTCTATTTTCATGGTGTGACCCATCTATTTTGCAATATTCCTAATGAGCGTCTGACAGAAGATTATATTTCTTTGCTTTTAGATTTAGGTGCGAAAAAAGAGTTTATCGATTTCTTAAGGGCTGAAGAGGCTTTCACAACCCCTGGGGAATACTGGATGAGTGGTAAAGAACTCCATGAACAAGGACAAGGATTTGTATCTGAATTAACGGGCAATCATCGCAAGGCTCGTCCGCAATGTCCTAATCGCTTTCCAGAGAGGCCGAGGTAG
- a CDS encoding hypothetical protein (COG2353 Uncharacterized conserved protein), translated as MKTSVALKHFIVSACVLGAVSVSEAAVSYIKGKYAVDPAHSRISFVIPHFVVSEVEGRFNEVEGVFTLAEPFTKSTVSAKVPVSSIDTGVKQRDDHLKSKDFFEVTKFPDMRLVSKSITGTPEAFKLTAALTIKGVTKDVVFEGKFTGNVKDPMGQERAALQMTGMVNRKDFNIAYNDQIAIGPAVGDDVKIRIWTEGLLETGKAPSKK; from the coding sequence ATGAAGACGTCAGTGGCTTTAAAGCATTTCATTGTTAGCGCTTGTGTTTTAGGCGCTGTTTCGGTTTCAGAGGCTGCGGTAAGTTATATCAAGGGAAAGTATGCCGTGGACCCTGCTCATAGTCGAATCTCCTTTGTGATTCCCCATTTTGTAGTTTCAGAAGTTGAAGGCCGCTTCAATGAGGTTGAAGGAGTTTTCACGCTCGCAGAGCCATTTACGAAATCTACGGTGAGTGCAAAGGTTCCGGTGAGTTCTATTGATACAGGCGTTAAGCAAAGAGATGATCATTTGAAATCGAAAGATTTTTTCGAGGTCACAAAATTTCCAGATATGAGGCTGGTCAGTAAATCAATCACAGGTACACCGGAAGCTTTTAAGTTGACGGCAGCTTTGACCATTAAAGGTGTTACAAAGGACGTAGTATTCGAAGGGAAGTTCACTGGCAACGTGAAGGACCCTATGGGGCAAGAAAGAGCTGCTTTGCAAATGACAGGCATGGTGAATCGCAAGGATTTCAATATTGCCTATAACGATCAGATTGCCATTGGGCCTGCTGTTGGTGATGACGTAAAGATCCGTATTTGGACCGAAGGTTTGCTAGAAACTGGAAAGGCGCCTTCTAAAAAGTAA